The Veillonellaceae bacterium genome includes the window GAACTGGAAAACTGACAGTTACAGGGGTTATTGATGAAGAGGAAATCGGAGTACCAGGCCGAACCATGCGGCGTAAAAGTATGGCCAAAGGTTCGCTAGAAAATGTTCTAACTGTGTTGGCTAATCGATGCGGTATTGATTATCACAAGTATGATATCCATGTTAATTTTCCGGGAGGCGGACCGATTGATGGACCGTCGGCCGGTATAACAGTCGCTGTTGCCATCTATTCTGCAGTTATGGGCATTCCGATCGACAATCAGGTGGCCATGACTGGAGAAATATCAATCCGGGGACTAGTCAAACCGGTAGGCGGCGTTAGTGCTAAGGTCAATGCTGCAATCCAAGCTGGTGCTAAGAAAATAATAATACCACAAGAAAACTGGCAGGAAATATATCGAAATATGGAGGCACAGGTAATTGGTATAAACACGCTGGAAGAGGCGTTGGAGCATGCTCTGCTGAAAAACGCGGATGCAGGAAGGGATGACAAAGCAGCCTTGCAACCAGAGGTTTTGGCAGCCGCCGGGGTTCCCAGTGTGTTTAGTCCAAGTTAAGGGGGTTATTATGGATAAATTAGCTTTATTGCTCGTTATTGTTGGGGCATTGAATTGGCTTCTAATCGGGGTATTGAATTTTGATCTAGTAGCGTCAATTTTTGGTGGTCAAAACTCCTTTTTAAGCCGCGCTGTGTATACGTTGGTTGGCTTGGCAGGTATTTGGTCACTTGGCCTTTTATTCAGGGATAAAGGAAGAGCATAGGTAAAAAAATAAGCCCTCGCTAAGAGGGCTTATTAATTTGCAACATATTTCTAAACTCATCTCCTGTAAGTGATTCTTTATCCAAGAGTATGTCGAGAATTTTAGCAGCTGTTTCTTGCTGAGTTATAAGCACAGATCGAACATAATTTTCAACGTCTCTTAGTATTTCACTCATAGTTGAGTGCAGCAGCTCCGGCGGCAAGCTGTCAGCTGAGACAATACCTAAGCTCGACATCCCGCCCTGAATAATTTGTTTAGCTAACTCAGTGGCCTGATTAAAGTCATTTGACGCGCCGGTACTGCGGTTGCCAAGCGTTAATTCTTCTGCAACGGCTCCGGCTAAGGCGACAGCAATTTTTTTCTTTAGTTGATCTAAGGTATACAAATAAATATCATTTTCTTGCGTTTGCCTTACATAGCCCAAAGCATTGCTACGAGAGGCTACATTAATAGTTGCGACCGAGCCCGGCTTTGAGATTTCACTAAGCAGGGCATGCCCAATTTCATGGACGGCAATACGCTGCTTTTCTTCCGGACTCGGCAGGCGATCAAGTTTTTCGCCCATAATTACCTTATCGATAGCACTTCTAAGATGGTGGGGCAATATCTGGTGCTGGTCTTCACGCAACGCTAAAATTGCGGCCTCATTGGCCAGACTTTCAAGATGGGCACCGGAAAAGCCCATTGTTGCGTCTGCAATTTCCTCGAGGCAGACATCTTCAGCCAATGGTTTATTCCTGGTATGCAAAGCCAGAATCTGCAGACGACCTTTTTTATCAGGCAAATCCACTTTAACCTGCCTGTCAAAACGCCCTGGCCGCAGCAGAGCGGGATCAAGCATATCAGGACGATTAGTTGCGGCAATTATTAACAATCTTACAGTTTCGTCTGAGGCTAAACCGTCCATTTGAACTAGCAGCTCGTTGAGCGTTTGTTCATGCTCCATATGACTATTAGCCTCACCGCGCTTGCCGCCTAATATTTCAATCTCGTCAATAAAAATGACGGCACTTTGTTTCCCTTGTTTTCTCGCTATGGTTTTGGCCTGACTGAATAATTGACGGATTCGTTTGGCACCGACCCCAACATACATCTCAACAAATTCTGAACCGCTCGCAGCCAGGAATACTGAATCGGTATAATGGGCGGCTGCCTTGGCCAGCAATGTTTTTCCCGTGCCGGGCGGGCCATTTAGCAAAATGCCCTTTAGCGGTCTTATTCCTAACCTTTTGATACTTTCAACATCTTTAATAAACTCTAAAGCCTCGCGCAATTCATTTTTGGCCACATCCTGGCCGCCAATATCGTCGAGACTAACCACACTGACCGTTGTCTCTTTATGCGGAGCGGCAAACGATTTTCCGCCTTGGCGCATATTATTAAAATAGAGGATAGCGCCTATAAATGCGGCGAAAAAAATAAAGGGTAGTATATTTATTCCCTGCCACACAAGGAATGCCGTTAATGCAATGACGATACCGGCGGCGATTTCTTTGGTATACATCATTTCACCTCCGGTTGGCCGGCTTGGCGGGGAACAACTATATACATATCGGCGTCGGCTTTTTTTAATCCTAAATAAACATTAACAGAGTCTACATAAACTTGAGCTTCGACACCATTAACTGCGGCCTTTTGTACAATTTGCTCAGCCATAGAGGCAAAGTTGCCTGTAGCAATACCTTCCTGAACAAATAAATGGACATTATAATACACTTGTTCTAATTCGGGCGTGCGGTTATCCTTTATGACCACGCTGAACTGGTTATCCCCCAAGATAGCGGCAGCACCTTCATAAACGGTTTGGTAAGTTTTCTGCAGGTTCTTCACATTAGTTAATGAAATGTGAAGTTTGGCTGTACCGCTGATTTTGTTATTACTATCTACATAAAAAGAATCTATGCCATTAATGTTGTTAAGCACCTTCGCTAAAGGTTTATCGACTGCGTACCGCTGCCATAGAAATTGCCCTCCGCCTAAAATAATTAGCGTCAGGATAATAGCAGCTAGCACGACAGATAACCGGTTTTTATTAATGTTCACTATAGGGTACCTCCTTTGCACGCTGCTTAGTTAACATAAAGTATTATAGCATTTAGCTAAAACAGGCGCAAAGGTAAATAAAGCTTACTGTTTAGGTAATAAGGCTGGCAATAAAGGATTTTTACAAAGCGGGTAAGAATATTTATAAATGTTGGTGTGGAAAATAGTAGTGCTAAACGTAAACTAAAGGAGGCGAAAACATCGTGGCAAAGAAAAATCGTATAATTCCATTATTGCCACTTCGTGGCATTCTGGTTTTTCCATATATGATTATTCATCTTGATGTCGGGCGTGAAAAATCGATAGGTGCCTTAGAAGAATCTATGGTTCACGACCGCCAAATAATGCTGGCAACCCAAAAAGAGGCGCAAAATGACGCGCCTAATCCTGAAGATATATTTGAATTCGGTACAGTGGCTGAAATAAAGCAGCTTTTAAAACTTCCCGGAGGTACAATTAGAGTACTCGTTGAAGGGTTGCATCGCGCTAAGATAACGAACTACATGGATTTAGACCCTTTTTACAAGGTAGAAATAGAAGAATTTGCTGAAACAGAGGCAAAAACTCCAGAAGTTGAGGCCCTTACCCGTACAGCTATCCATCAGTTTGAACAATGGGTTAAGCTGAGTAAAAAAATCCCCCCCGAAACGCTTGTTTCGGTGGTGGTTGTTGAAGAACCCGGCAGACTGACTGATCTTATTGCGAGCCATTTATCCCTAAAGATTGAGGATAAGCAGGCGCTGTTAGATGCTGTTGATATTAAAGAACGTTTAAGCAAGCTCTGTGAGATTCTTGGGCGGGAGATGGAAATTCTTGAGCTTGAAAAGAAAATTAATGTCCGAGTCCGCAAGCAGATGGAGAGAACGCAAAAAGAATATTATTTGCGTGAGCAGCTAAAAGCAATCCAAAAAGAATTGGGCGAGAAAGATGATCGTACTGCGGAAGCTGATGAGTATCGTGAACGGCTAAAACAGCAGCCTGACTTACCGCCTGAAGTAACCGAGAAAATCACTAAAGAGATTGAGCGGCTGGAAAAAATGCCGCCGATGGCAGCTGAAAGTGCTGTTATCCGTACTTATCTGGATTGGCTTTTAGCGTTGCCTTGGACACATGAAACAGAAGACAATCTAGATATTGCTACAGCCGAACAAATTCTCAATGAAGATCACTATGGCCTTGAGAAGGTTAAAGAACGAATCTTAGAATACTTATCTATCCGAAAGCTTGCCGATAAGATGAAGGGGCCTATTCTTTGCCTCGTTGGTCCGCCTGGTGTCGGAAAAACCTCTTTGGCCCGATCAATCGCCCGGTCGATGGACCGTAAATTTGTCCGTGTTTCGCTAGGTGGAGTGCGTGACGAGGCCGAGATCCGCGGCCATCGCCGTACGTATGTAGGGGCGCTACCTGGACGTATCATACAGGGAATGCGCAATGCCGACTCGCGCAATCCAATATTTTTATTAGATGAAATTGACAAGATGAGCGCAGATTTTAGAGGTGATCCGTCGGCTGCTTTGCTCGAAGTTCTCGATCCAGAACAAAATAATACCTTCAGTGATCATTATATAGAAATCCCCTTTGACCTATCACAAGTGTTATGGGTTGTAACAGCAAATGTCATGCATAATATTCCCAGGCCGCTGCTTGACCGTATGGAAATAATAAGTATAGCCGGGTACACTGAAGAAGAAAAGATTCAAATTGCAAAACGTTACCTTATTCCAAAACAGATGCGGGATCATGGACTTAATGAGAAACAAATTTTCTTCTCCGAAGGTACTTTGCAAAAAGTTATTAGTGATTACACGCGTGAAGCCGGCGTACGTAATCTAGAACGCAATATTGCAGGATTATGCCGAAAAGTTGCGCGGCAAATTGTACAAAATAAAAAGTCGAGCGTTAAGGTAACTGCCCAGAATCTCCACACCTTTTTAGGAGCCCCAAAATTTCGCCGTCGCCAGGCTGAAGGTAAAGCTGAAGTTGGCGTAACTACCGGCTTGGCATGGACAGAAGTAGGCGGCGAGGTGTTAAATACTGAGGTTTCGATTATGAAAGGCAAAGGCAAACTACTTTTAACGGGACAGCTCGGTGAAGTTATGCGCGAGTCTGCGCAAGCCGGCTTAAGCTATATTAGGTCACGGGTTAAGGGACTTGGCATTGACGAAGAGTTTTATGAGAAAAATGATATTCACATTCATCTGCCAGAAGGAGCTATTCCTAAAGATGGGCCATCCGCCGGTATAACTATGGCTACAGCGATGGTATCAGCGCTCACCGGTACACCGGTGCGCAATGATATTGCGATGACAGGCGAAATAACCTTGCGGGGTCGGGTGCTGCCCGTAGGTGGCATTAAAGAAAAGGTACTTGCCGCTCATCGGCTGGGAATTAACACGATTATTATGCCTAAAGAAAATCAGCGGGATATTGATGAGATTCCGGCTAACGTTAAACGTCACTTAGAATTTGTCTTAGTAGAGCATATGGACCAAGTATTAGACCGGGCACTGGTGAAAGAGAATGACTGATGATAATGCAATAAATATTATTGCGGCTAAGTATGCCGCATCGGCGGTGCGAGCTGATCAATACCCGGACCCGGAAGAAGAAATATGTGAAATCGCGTTTATTGGGCGTTCAAATGTTGGAAAATCATCGCTTATAAATTCTTTAGCCCGGCGGCATGGGCTTGCCAGAACGAGCAGAACGCCGGGTAAGACCCAGACTCTTAATTTTTACCGGTTGGCCGCCAAAATAAATGATAACCGTCAGGACTTTTATATCGTTGACTTGCCGGGTTACGGCTATGCCCGAACCGGTCAAACTAACAGGCGCCAGTGGGCTAAGTTTTCGGAAGATTATATGCTGAGGTCCCCGCGGTTAAAGCTTATTTGCCATCTAATTGATATAAGGCATCCGCCGATGCCCAGTGATATCGCAGCCTATCGTTGGTTGATAGAGCATAATCTTCCTGTACAATTGATAGCAACCAAGGCCGATAAAATTAGTCGAATGGGTTTAAAGAAACAAGTTGAAACAATAAAAAAAGGTTTAGGGGCAATAAACAATAATATACTTGCCTATTCATCAGAAAAGGGTTTTGGACGGGATGAATTACTTGACGTAATCGGCCTGGTTTTGTTAAAATGAATCAGGCTGGAGGAGGACAGCTAATGCTGTCCTCCTTTAAGATGTGAACTTATGGCCGGCCATACAGCAATTAAGATAGGGGTATGTTATGCTCACGTCATTTGACAAAGAATTACTTAATATCTTGCAGACAAAGTTGCCGATAGCCAGTAGTCCTTTTGCAGAAATTGCAGACCGGCTAGATTCTGATGAAAAAACGGTTATTGATAGATTGAGATATTTGAAGGAGCACGGATACATACGCAAGATAGGGGCCTTTTTTGATTCAACAAGCTTAGGCTATGTCGGTACACTAGTTGCTGCCAAGGTCGAGCCGGAACATATTGAAGAGGTTGCGCAGATAATAAATACTTATGAAGGTGTAACTCATAATTATGAGCGCGACGGCATCTTAAATTTATGGTTTACGCTTATGGTGCCAGATATTGCCAGTCAAAAACGAATTTTAAGCGAAATTCAAGGTCTTAAAGGAGTTTTGAAGCTTATTAATCTTCCTGCAAATAAAAAATATAAGGTAAGTGTCCAGTTTAAACTTTAGGCTGCGCTATGAGCACTAACGGAGGTAAAAATAATGCTTGATGCCTTAGATAAAAAAATTATTGCTGCCATGCAGGACGAATTTCCGCTTGTAGCAGAACCTTATAAGGAAATTGCTCTTCGAGTCGGTATCAGCGAACCCGAATTATTGGACAGGCTTAGGAATTATCGTCGGACCGGAAAAATCCGTAAAATGGGCGCAGTCTTGAAACACCGCGAAGTGGGCTTTGCCGCTAATGCCTTGTGTGCATGGATTGTACCGGAAGATAGAATGGATGAAGTTGGCAAGATTATGATGGAACATCCGGCGATTACACATGCTTACTCCCGAGCACCGCAGCCCGAATGGCCATATAATTTTTATATAATGCTGCATGCCCACACTCGGGAAGAGTGTTGCAAGATGGCGGAAGAACTAGCATCAGCCACTGGCCTAAATCAATACACAATGCTCTTTAGCACTCGGGAATACAAGAAAGCTAGCATGCGGTATTTTGTCGAAAAAGGATAGAAATTTTGCTAATATTAAAAAATTACTCGAAAATTCTCAAATGAAAAAGGAATATGCTGCAAATTGTCGAATAATGAAATGAGATTAATAGCTTAAGATTATAAGTTCTATTCTGCAGGTTTTATTCACTTATTACTAAGTTTGATTTAAATATTCCTAGTGATAAGTGTTTAAAATAAACAAGGGTTGTTTGTTTAAACTATATAAAGATAAGTGAGGTGATAAGATCAAATAATATCTCGTTCCTGGGTATAATTTAAAACTTCATAGGGTATACTCAGCATTGAACGAAAAACGCATCACGATACGTATAA containing:
- a CDS encoding Lrp/AsnC family transcriptional regulator, producing MLDALDKKIIAAMQDEFPLVAEPYKEIALRVGISEPELLDRLRNYRRTGKIRKMGAVLKHREVGFAANALCAWIVPEDRMDEVGKIMMEHPAITHAYSRAPQPEWPYNFYIMLHAHTREECCKMAEELASATGLNQYTMLFSTREYKKASMRYFVEKG
- a CDS encoding AAA family ATPase; translated protein: MYTKEIAAGIVIALTAFLVWQGINILPFIFFAAFIGAILYFNNMRQGGKSFAAPHKETTVSVVSLDDIGGQDVAKNELREALEFIKDVESIKRLGIRPLKGILLNGPPGTGKTLLAKAAAHYTDSVFLAASGSEFVEMYVGVGAKRIRQLFSQAKTIARKQGKQSAVIFIDEIEILGGKRGEANSHMEHEQTLNELLVQMDGLASDETVRLLIIAATNRPDMLDPALLRPGRFDRQVKVDLPDKKGRLQILALHTRNKPLAEDVCLEEIADATMGFSGAHLESLANEAAILALREDQHQILPHHLRSAIDKVIMGEKLDRLPSPEEKQRIAVHEIGHALLSEISKPGSVATINVASRSNALGYVRQTQENDIYLYTLDQLKKKIAVALAGAVAEELTLGNRSTGASNDFNQATELAKQIIQGGMSSLGIVSADSLPPELLHSTMSEILRDVENYVRSVLITQQETAAKILDILLDKESLTGDEFRNMLQINKPS
- a CDS encoding YihA family ribosome biogenesis GTP-binding protein, producing MTDDNAINIIAAKYAASAVRADQYPDPEEEICEIAFIGRSNVGKSSLINSLARRHGLARTSRTPGKTQTLNFYRLAAKINDNRQDFYIVDLPGYGYARTGQTNRRQWAKFSEDYMLRSPRLKLICHLIDIRHPPMPSDIAAYRWLIEHNLPVQLIATKADKISRMGLKKQVETIKKGLGAINNNILAYSSEKGFGRDELLDVIGLVLLK
- a CDS encoding DUF378 domain-containing protein, with product MDKLALLLVIVGALNWLLIGVLNFDLVASIFGGQNSFLSRAVYTLVGLAGIWSLGLLFRDKGRA
- the lon gene encoding endopeptidase La — its product is MAKKNRIIPLLPLRGILVFPYMIIHLDVGREKSIGALEESMVHDRQIMLATQKEAQNDAPNPEDIFEFGTVAEIKQLLKLPGGTIRVLVEGLHRAKITNYMDLDPFYKVEIEEFAETEAKTPEVEALTRTAIHQFEQWVKLSKKIPPETLVSVVVVEEPGRLTDLIASHLSLKIEDKQALLDAVDIKERLSKLCEILGREMEILELEKKINVRVRKQMERTQKEYYLREQLKAIQKELGEKDDRTAEADEYRERLKQQPDLPPEVTEKITKEIERLEKMPPMAAESAVIRTYLDWLLALPWTHETEDNLDIATAEQILNEDHYGLEKVKERILEYLSIRKLADKMKGPILCLVGPPGVGKTSLARSIARSMDRKFVRVSLGGVRDEAEIRGHRRTYVGALPGRIIQGMRNADSRNPIFLLDEIDKMSADFRGDPSAALLEVLDPEQNNTFSDHYIEIPFDLSQVLWVVTANVMHNIPRPLLDRMEIISIAGYTEEEKIQIAKRYLIPKQMRDHGLNEKQIFFSEGTLQKVISDYTREAGVRNLERNIAGLCRKVARQIVQNKKSSVKVTAQNLHTFLGAPKFRRRQAEGKAEVGVTTGLAWTEVGGEVLNTEVSIMKGKGKLLLTGQLGEVMRESAQAGLSYIRSRVKGLGIDEEFYEKNDIHIHLPEGAIPKDGPSAGITMATAMVSALTGTPVRNDIAMTGEITLRGRVLPVGGIKEKVLAAHRLGINTIIMPKENQRDIDEIPANVKRHLEFVLVEHMDQVLDRALVKEND
- a CDS encoding Lrp/AsnC family transcriptional regulator, translating into MLTSFDKELLNILQTKLPIASSPFAEIADRLDSDEKTVIDRLRYLKEHGYIRKIGAFFDSTSLGYVGTLVAAKVEPEHIEEVAQIINTYEGVTHNYERDGILNLWFTLMVPDIASQKRILSEIQGLKGVLKLINLPANKKYKVSVQFKL